In Halanaerobium praevalens DSM 2228, the DNA window CAAAAAAAGATTTAGGGTCCTTAAAAAATAGCAAAATAGTAGTTTTAGTTGGTAGTTTTGATCCTTTTGGTTATGATCATTTTAGATCTTTATCTAAAAATAAAGATTATTGGAAAATTTATTCTAAAAATCAAACAAAAATTGACCAAGCTCCAAGAGTACTCGATATTTTAGTTCCACGGGCTCAAAGTCAAAAAGAAGTACTAAAAGGTGAAATGCCAGAAGTTCCTTATTTAAGAGTTTCTGCTCAAGTGTCTAAACCTCAGCCAACATTAGTAGATTATTTGATGCCTGTGAACAAGTTATCTATAATTATCCTTTTGTTTTATCTAGTAGCTATCTATATCATAATTTATAAATTTAAATATGAAAATAAAAATAAAAATTAATTTAATTAAGTTAATGAGGTGGAAAAATGTCAACCGAGTCAATGAAATTTGCTAGAAAAATATTAAAAAAAGTCTCTAGAAGTTTTGCTTTAACTATTCCGATGCTTGATAAAGAAATACAGGATGAAGTTTTATTGACTTATTTACAGGATAGAATTTTAGATAATTTTGAAGATGAGATTCAGCCTCCAAATTTCAAATTACAACAGGATCTGATGGATCGAGTTAGCAGGATTTTTTCTACTGAAGATTATAATCGAAATCAAGACTTTAAGTTAATTAAAGAAAATAGTAGTTTGATTGAAAAAGCTGATTTAGAAAAATTAACTAGAAATATTGATTTGATTTATCAGGTTTATCAAAGTTTTGATGATCAAATTCAAAAGATTTCTCATAAATGGTTAGAAGAAATGAATCAGGGAATGCAGAAATTTTTAAATAAGGAAGTTAATACTTTTGCGGATTTAGATGAATATTGTTATTATGTAGCAGGTACAGTTGGAGGATTTTTAACTGAAACGATTATTTATAAATTTGAAATTAAAGGTGAACAAAAAAAACTATTAAAAGAAAATTTTAATGAGGCAGGTTTATTTTTACAAAAAGTAAATTTGATTAGAGATATTAGAGAAGATTTAGAAA includes these proteins:
- a CDS encoding squalene/phytoene synthase family protein, with translation MSTESMKFARKILKKVSRSFALTIPMLDKEIQDEVLLTYLQDRILDNFEDEIQPPNFKLQQDLMDRVSRIFSTEDYNRNQDFKLIKENSSLIEKADLEKLTRNIDLIYQVYQSFDDQIQKISHKWLEEMNQGMQKFLNKEVNTFADLDEYCYYVAGTVGGFLTETIIYKFEIKGEQKKLLKENFNEAGLFLQKVNLIRDIREDLENRNKNFWPLKDLDVTAKDLIEPQQKEKSMAALSVMLKDLKEHIPALKKYYQALPSELNGYKKFFAVNNSLGLATLEKLENNPKVFYGKKPVKTSKLTFLNIMRAPEKYFLAYND